From Longimicrobium sp., one genomic window encodes:
- a CDS encoding ribonuclease D, translated as MEYEYIDTPGRLREVVDQLRNEPLLGADTEAAGYHRYFDRLSLVQLSSRERNYLVDPQAVTDLSPLGDLFADEGIEKIFHDADYDVRILDRDAGLAIANLFDTQVAAAFLGERQLGLGNIAEKYLGLKLPKEHQRADWGERPLTEGMKEYAATDTAHLPELRDRLRQELVTIGRLHWAEEEFRRREQTRWTEPDENARESWMKVKGARDLQPRGLAVLRELYEWREGVARELDRATFRVLGNQALIEMAMAPPRNFAALKGVTGLSDGLAQRRGRDILAAVSKAMEIADDELPRWPRSPRWERDVELEARVESLKNARNRRADELGLDPGFVMSRAQLEEVARARPRTTEELAAVTGVRRWQVEAVGDALLKGMR; from the coding sequence ATGGAATACGAATACATCGACACGCCCGGGCGGCTTCGCGAGGTGGTGGACCAGCTGCGGAACGAGCCGCTGCTGGGCGCCGACACCGAGGCCGCCGGCTATCACCGCTACTTCGACCGCCTGAGCCTGGTGCAGCTCTCGTCGCGGGAGCGCAACTACCTGGTCGACCCGCAGGCGGTGACGGACCTGTCGCCGCTGGGCGACCTGTTCGCGGACGAGGGGATCGAGAAGATCTTCCACGACGCCGACTACGACGTCCGCATCCTGGACCGCGACGCCGGGCTGGCCATCGCCAACCTCTTCGACACCCAGGTGGCCGCCGCCTTCCTGGGCGAGCGGCAGCTGGGGCTGGGGAACATCGCCGAGAAGTACCTGGGGCTGAAGCTTCCCAAGGAGCACCAGCGCGCCGACTGGGGCGAGCGCCCGCTGACCGAGGGGATGAAGGAGTACGCGGCCACCGACACCGCGCACCTCCCCGAGCTCCGCGACCGCCTGCGCCAGGAGCTGGTCACCATCGGCCGGCTGCACTGGGCCGAGGAGGAGTTCCGCCGCCGCGAGCAGACGCGCTGGACCGAGCCCGACGAGAACGCCCGCGAGTCGTGGATGAAGGTGAAGGGCGCGCGCGACCTGCAGCCGCGCGGGCTGGCCGTGCTGCGCGAGCTGTACGAGTGGCGCGAGGGCGTGGCCCGCGAGCTGGACCGCGCCACCTTCCGCGTCCTGGGCAACCAGGCGCTGATCGAGATGGCGATGGCGCCGCCGCGCAACTTCGCCGCGCTGAAGGGCGTCACCGGCCTCAGCGACGGCCTGGCCCAGCGGCGCGGGCGCGACATCCTGGCCGCCGTGTCGAAGGCGATGGAGATCGCCGACGACGAGCTGCCGCGCTGGCCGCGCTCGCCGCGCTGGGAGCGCGACGTGGAGCTGGAGGCGCGGGTGGAGTCGCTGAAGAACGCGCGCAACCGCCGCGCCGACGAGCTGGGGCTGGACCCCGGCTTCGTGATGTCGCGCGCGCAGCTCGAGGAGGTGGCCCGGGCGCGGCCCCGCACCACCGAGGAGCTGGCCGCAGTCACCGGCGTGCGCCGCTGGCAGGTGGAGGCGGTGGGCGACGCGCTGCTGAAGGGGATGCGGTAG
- a CDS encoding amidohydrolase, producing MRKLLLSVAPHLPSADLPPLVSLISISISFIRNCMPSPALPPDLIVRARRIHVLGDHPAVEAVLVRGGCIAAIGGFDEVRGMAGAGARVEDLRDATVTPGLTDAHVHLTTYGLSLRRVDLNAAPTLHAALEMIGRAAAAGDGWLRGIGWDVHRWGRLPSAEELDAVCPARPCYFQSHDIHGAWLNNRALEMCGITGDTPDPEGGRIVRDHDGRPTGVLLETAMTLAERHLPPESPAERRGALLAAQREVHRLGLTGVHSVEVTGLEDFSALAEEDALRLRVLQAIPLPRLSAAIETGLRSGFGGGWLRIGGVKMFLDGALGSRTAWMREPYIGSGGVGINTLPPDEFRAHVARAAAAGIASTVHAIGDAAVELAIDVLGSVAPPRTMPHRIEHLQLCPADLWERAGRSGLVASMQPVHLMTDIPAAETHWGHERSHGAYPFAAVQRAGMTLAFGSDVPVETVDPRLGLFAAVKRVGWNGAPDGEWFPEHAISAEAALRAYTEGPAHAAGVANRTGRLLPGYDADLVAWDRDPLECGPDEVREMTCVLTIVDGETVHRAST from the coding sequence GTGCGGAAGCTTCTTCTCTCCGTTGCGCCCCATCTCCCATCTGCCGATCTTCCGCCCCTCGTCTCCCTGATCTCCATCTCCATCTCCTTCATCCGCAATTGCATGCCGTCTCCCGCGCTTCCGCCCGACCTGATCGTTCGCGCCCGGCGCATCCACGTGCTGGGTGACCATCCGGCCGTCGAGGCCGTGCTGGTGCGCGGGGGGTGCATCGCCGCGATTGGCGGGTTCGACGAGGTGCGGGGGATGGCGGGCGCCGGGGCGCGCGTGGAGGACCTGCGCGACGCGACCGTCACGCCGGGGCTCACCGACGCGCACGTGCACCTGACCACGTACGGGCTCTCGCTGCGGCGCGTGGACCTGAACGCCGCGCCCACGCTGCACGCCGCGCTGGAGATGATCGGCCGCGCGGCGGCGGCGGGCGACGGGTGGCTGCGCGGGATCGGGTGGGACGTGCATCGCTGGGGGCGGCTGCCGAGCGCGGAGGAGCTGGACGCCGTCTGCCCGGCGCGGCCGTGCTACTTCCAGAGCCACGACATCCACGGCGCATGGCTGAACAACCGGGCGCTGGAGATGTGCGGCATCACCGGCGACACGCCGGACCCCGAGGGCGGCCGCATCGTGCGCGATCACGACGGCCGGCCCACCGGCGTGCTGCTGGAGACGGCGATGACGCTGGCCGAGCGCCATCTCCCCCCCGAGTCGCCCGCCGAGCGCCGCGGCGCGCTGCTGGCGGCGCAGCGCGAGGTGCACCGCCTGGGCCTCACCGGCGTGCACTCGGTGGAGGTGACGGGGCTGGAGGATTTCTCCGCGCTGGCGGAGGAGGACGCGCTGCGGCTGCGCGTGCTGCAGGCGATCCCCCTCCCGCGCCTCTCCGCGGCGATCGAGACGGGGCTCCGCAGCGGCTTTGGCGGCGGCTGGCTGCGGATCGGCGGGGTGAAGATGTTCCTGGACGGCGCGCTGGGCTCGCGCACGGCGTGGATGCGCGAGCCGTACATCGGCAGCGGCGGGGTGGGGATCAACACGCTGCCGCCGGACGAGTTCCGCGCGCACGTGGCCCGCGCGGCCGCGGCGGGGATCGCCAGCACCGTGCACGCCATCGGCGACGCGGCGGTGGAACTGGCGATCGACGTCCTCGGCTCGGTCGCGCCGCCGCGGACGATGCCGCACCGGATCGAGCATCTGCAGCTCTGCCCGGCGGACCTGTGGGAGCGCGCCGGCCGCTCGGGGCTCGTGGCGTCGATGCAGCCCGTCCACCTGATGACCGACATCCCCGCAGCCGAGACGCACTGGGGGCACGAGCGCTCGCACGGCGCCTACCCGTTCGCCGCCGTCCAGCGCGCGGGGATGACGCTCGCGTTCGGCTCCGACGTCCCCGTGGAAACGGTCGATCCGCGCCTCGGCCTCTTCGCCGCCGTGAAGCGCGTCGGCTGGAACGGCGCGCCGGACGGGGAATGGTTTCCCGAGCACGCCATCTCCGCTGAAGCGGCGCTCCGCGCGTACACCGAAGGTCCCGCGCACGCCGCGGGCGTCGCCAACCGCACCGGCCGCCTCCTCCCCGGCTACGACGCCGACCTCGTCGCCTGGGACCGCGACCCGCTGGAGTGCGGGCCGGACGAGGTGCGGGAGATGACGTGCGTGCTCACGATAGTCGATGGCGAGACGGTGCATCGGGCGTCGACATGA
- the hemW gene encoding radical SAM family heme chaperone HemW has translation MSILDATASHPRADADTAGPDDRPRSLYVHVPFCVRRCSYCDFAVQATREAPTDDWLDAVAMEMRLLAEERGWSTPLALDTVYLGGGTPSLLRPDAMAELRRRLEPFAVWNDSAEWTCEANPESFTAETARAWRDAGVNRISLGAQTFHEPALRWMGRMHGVDGPRRAVEAARAAGFGSVSVDLIFGLPSRLGRDWGADLFHALALEPEHVSLYGLTAEAAAPLGRWVSEGRETLADEDRYADEYLLAHERLTAAGFEHYEVSNFGLPGRRSRHNFVYWTGAPYAALGPGAHAFHPPLRRWNVRGWDAYRAMLLDEHRLPTDGEETVDEETAGLERAWLHLRTDRGWPLGDAGDAERRLAETWVRQGWARVEDDALKLTADGWLLLDRLAVEMASAAEKRAAPAARQAPVLAR, from the coding sequence ATGAGCATTCTCGACGCGACCGCTTCGCATCCCCGCGCGGATGCAGACACGGCGGGGCCGGACGACCGGCCCCGCTCGCTGTACGTGCACGTGCCGTTCTGCGTGCGCCGTTGCTCGTACTGCGACTTCGCCGTGCAGGCCACTCGCGAGGCGCCGACGGACGATTGGCTCGACGCGGTCGCGATGGAGATGCGGCTCCTGGCCGAGGAGCGCGGGTGGAGCACGCCTTTGGCGCTCGACACCGTCTACCTCGGCGGCGGCACCCCGTCGCTGCTGCGGCCGGACGCGATGGCGGAGTTGCGTCGCCGTCTGGAGCCGTTCGCCGTCTGGAACGATTCCGCCGAGTGGACCTGCGAGGCGAACCCCGAGAGCTTCACCGCCGAGACCGCCCGCGCCTGGCGCGACGCCGGCGTGAACCGCATCTCGCTGGGCGCGCAGACCTTCCACGAGCCGGCGCTGCGCTGGATGGGGCGGATGCACGGCGTGGACGGCCCCCGCCGCGCGGTGGAGGCCGCGCGCGCGGCGGGCTTCGGCAGCGTCAGCGTCGACCTCATCTTTGGGCTCCCGTCCCGCCTGGGCCGCGACTGGGGCGCCGACCTTTTCCACGCGCTGGCGCTGGAGCCCGAGCACGTCTCGCTCTACGGCCTGACCGCCGAGGCCGCCGCGCCGCTGGGCCGCTGGGTGAGCGAGGGGCGCGAGACACTGGCCGACGAGGACCGCTACGCCGACGAGTACCTGCTGGCGCACGAGCGGCTGACCGCCGCCGGCTTCGAGCACTACGAGGTCTCCAACTTCGGGCTCCCCGGCCGCCGCTCGCGCCACAACTTCGTCTACTGGACGGGCGCCCCGTACGCCGCGCTCGGCCCCGGCGCCCACGCGTTCCATCCCCCGCTGCGCCGCTGGAATGTGCGCGGCTGGGACGCATACCGGGCGATGCTCCTCGACGAGCACCGCCTGCCGACAGACGGTGAGGAGACGGTGGACGAGGAGACGGCGGGGCTGGAGCGCGCCTGGCTCCATCTCCGCACCGACCGCGGCTGGCCGCTTGGGGACGCGGGAGATGCCGAGCGCCGCCTCGCCGAGACCTGGGTGCGCCAGGGATGGGCGCGGGTGGAGGACGACGCCCTGAAGCTCACCGCCGACGGCTGGCTCCTCCTCGACCGCCTGGCCGTGGAGATGGCCTCTGCCGCGGAGAAGCGCGCCGCGCCTGCCGCTCGCCAGGCGCCGGTCCTCGCACGGTAG
- the hrcA gene encoding heat-inducible transcriptional repressor HrcA, protein MPEEPLTEREHAILEAVIRTYVETAEPAGSRVVARRFRLGISPATVRNTMSDLEEKGYLYHPHTSAGRVPTDLAYRLYVDSLMRRQPVSEVERTAIRRELEGGGEAAVEHLLRRAAQVLGLLTQELGVAIAPRLDQATLERLDLVTVHEAKVLLVLTLRGAGVRTIYVDVPAAIPPQTLASVARILNERLGGLALREIRATLADRLRDSAPAETPGAAELLNVFVQGAEELFVGPVPPEHDVHLGRASVLAEQPEFSSGQRLRGLIELTERRDLLKDVLGRRGEGGLQVTIGVEHGDPALSDFTVVTSEYRSGGLKGVIGVIGPTRMPYDRVIALVESTSNLISDFLG, encoded by the coding sequence ATGCCCGAAGAGCCCCTCACCGAGCGCGAGCACGCGATCCTGGAGGCGGTCATCCGCACCTACGTGGAGACCGCCGAGCCGGCCGGCAGCCGCGTGGTTGCGCGGCGCTTCCGGCTGGGGATCTCGCCCGCCACGGTGCGCAACACCATGAGCGACCTGGAGGAGAAGGGGTATCTGTACCACCCCCACACCTCCGCCGGCCGCGTGCCCACCGACCTGGCCTACCGGCTGTACGTGGACTCGCTGATGCGCCGCCAGCCGGTGAGCGAGGTGGAGCGCACCGCCATCCGCCGCGAGCTGGAGGGCGGCGGCGAGGCCGCGGTCGAGCACCTGCTGCGCCGCGCCGCACAGGTGCTGGGGCTGCTGACGCAGGAGCTGGGCGTGGCCATCGCCCCCCGGCTGGACCAGGCCACCCTCGAGCGGCTGGACCTGGTCACCGTCCACGAGGCCAAGGTGCTGCTCGTGCTCACCCTGCGCGGCGCGGGGGTGCGCACCATCTACGTCGACGTTCCCGCGGCCATCCCGCCGCAGACGCTGGCCTCGGTCGCGCGCATCCTGAACGAGCGGCTGGGCGGGCTGGCGCTCCGGGAGATCCGCGCCACGCTGGCCGACCGCCTGCGCGACTCGGCCCCGGCCGAGACGCCCGGCGCCGCCGAGCTGCTGAATGTGTTCGTGCAGGGCGCGGAGGAGCTTTTCGTGGGCCCCGTCCCCCCGGAGCATGACGTCCATCTCGGCCGCGCGTCGGTCCTCGCGGAGCAGCCCGAGTTCAGCAGCGGGCAGCGGCTGCGCGGGCTGATCGAGCTGACCGAGCGGCGCGACCTGCTGAAGGACGTGCTGGGCCGCCGCGGCGAGGGCGGGCTGCAGGTGACCATCGGGGTGGAGCATGGCGACCCCGCGCTCTCCGACTTCACCGTGGTGACCTCCGAATACCGCTCCGGCGGCCTGAAGGGCGTGATCGGGGTGATCGGCCCCACGCGCATGCCGTACGACCGCGTGATCGCGCTGGTCGAGAGCACGTCGAACCTGATCTCCGACTTCCTGGGCTGA